The Verrucomicrobiota bacterium sequence ATCGACAGCAGCCGGTTCTGCACGTCTTGCGCGAGCGTCGGCCCCATGCCGCAACCCGGCGCGGTCAACGTCATCTTCACGTCGGCCTTGTAACTGTTGCTCGCGCCGATGGGCGTCAAATTGCAATCGTAGATGAGGCCGAGGTCCACGACGTTGACCGGGATTTCCGGGTCGTAACACGTTTTGAGCTGGTTCCAGACTTCCTTTTCCAGATCCTCTTTGCCGCGCGGCGCGCCGGCAGACGCGGTCGGTTTGGCCGCGATTTCAAGACCGAGTGCGTCGGCGTCCTTGCCGTCGATACGGAACATGTTGCCGTTGACGACGACGGTGTAGGCGCCGCCGAGCGATTGCGTGACGTAAGCCTGCTCGCCCTTTTGCAGCGTGACCTTTGTGCCGACGGGGACGACGGCGGCCTCAACGTCGCGGCTTAAGATTTTTGAATCGTTGTTTTGCATAATCGAAACATAACAGGTTCGTCGTGCTCTGTCGTTTAATAATCACGATTTAAGTAGAGCCGCCACATAAAGTCTCGGTCGCGACAAGTCTGTTTCCAGCAATTCCATGTTGTCAAATATTCCAACGATTCTGAAGTTCTTTTCCGCCAATAAATGTTCAAGTTCGGCGGGAAAAAACAAACGGTACTCGCAAAAGTCCTCGGCAGCAACCTGGCCGGAAATGTTCCATGTTCGACTTCTCACTAAAAGTTGCCTAGGGCGGTCAAAGCTATTCACTGAAACAGCATGCGCTGAAAAATCCAGCGAGTTCACTTTGAACTCGACGTACTTTTGAAAATGGTCGCTGCCAAGATAACTCGATCCATTGTTGATATCGAGGAAGAGCAAGGTGCCGGCGTGCGAATGCACCACGAAGGTTTCAA is a genomic window containing:
- a CDS encoding class I SAM-dependent methyltransferase, with the translated sequence MDAKVKNFLYRNPQYYELVYPEPNEETPNMCRRIFSRFLRKPPTSILDIGCGTGRDLDALSRDYRECWGVDYLKAMVEYAQQRRPHLRLQVGDMRTIRLGRTFDAILCMGSTFMYALSNADVEKTLETFVVHSHAGTLLFLDINNGSSYLGSDHFQKYVEFKVNSLDFSAHAVSVNSFDRPRQLLVRSRTWNISGQVAAEDFCEYRLFFPAELEHLLAEKNFRIVGIFDNMELLETDLSRPRLYVAALLKS
- the sufT gene encoding putative Fe-S cluster assembly protein SufT, translating into MQNNDSKILSRDVEAAVVPVGTKVTLQKGEQAYVTQSLGGAYTVVVNGNMFRIDGKDADALGLEIAAKPTASAGAPRGKEDLEKEVWNQLKTCYDPEIPVNVVDLGLIYDCNLTPIGASNSYKADVKMTLTAPGCGMGPTLAQDVQNRLLSIEEIDEANVELVWEPQWNQGMMTEAAKLQLGLM